The Planctomycetaceae bacterium genomic interval ATCGTCTCGCCGACGGGCTGGCCGCCCATGCCGTAGAAGTTGTTGACGAAGTTCATGATCAGCGGCAGCCCGCCCTTGTGGTCGCCGTCCCAGAGCGTGCGGTACTGGTCCATGTTGGCCAGGCACAGCCCTTCCCAGACCGGCCCGCAGCCCAGCGACGCGTCGCCGATGTTGGCGATCACGATGCCGCGCTTGTGGTTGATCCGCTTGAACATCGCCGCCCCGACTGCGATATCGCCCGATCCGCCGACGATGGCGTTGTTCGGGAACACACCAAAGGGCGGGAAGAACGCGTGCATCGAGCCGCCCATGCCCTTGTTGAAGCCCGCCTCGCGGCCGAAGATTTCGGCCAGGGCGCCGTAGATCAGGAAGTCGACAGCCAGGTCCTTGACCGAGCCGGTGGCGCCTTGCTCGACGATCTTGAGGCACTGCCCGCCGAAGTAGTTTCGCATGATGTCCAGCAGCGTCGCGTCGTCGGTCTTGCGGATAGCCGACAGGCCCTTGGCGAGGATCTCGCCGTGGCTGCGGTGGCTGCCGTAGATATGGTCATCGAGGTCCAGGTGCATCGCCTGCCCGACGGCCTCGGATTCCTGCCCGATCGACAGGTGGGCCGGGCCCTTGTGGTCGTAGGCGACGCCCTTGAAGTTGCCGCGGAGCTTGACCTCATTGAGCATGTTCTCGAAGGTGCGCAGCAGGAGCATGTCGCGCTGGACGGCGATCAGGTCGGCCTTGCTGTAGCGGGCCAGCTCCTGGGCGATGGTCTTGTTGTAGGCGTTGACGGGGATCGAGGTAAAGTCGATCCGTCCGCTCTTGCGAACCTCTTGCGGCACGATCATCAGATTCTTGGGCATCGGTTTACTCCTGGAGCCTCGCCGGGCGCTACGGCTGCGAGGCGGTTTCGGGGCAGGTAATCTCTATGTTTCGCGACGCGAGGAACTCGCGCCAGGGTTGGTCGGGCATTGTTTCGGTGACGACGCGGCTGACGGCGTCCCAGTCGACGATCTTGTACAGCGAAGGCGCGGCGAACTTGCTCGAGTCGGCCAGCAGGATCGTCTGCCGCGCGTTGCGCACGGCCAGGCGGTACAGGGCGGCCGAGTCGATGTCGCCGGCAGTGAGACCGAAGTCCATCCCCAACCCGTCGGCGCCGATCATCGCCACGTATCCGCGAAGCTGCTCGAGAGCGGCGGTGGCCATTGGCCCGATGGTGTCCATGCGGGCCGGGCGGTACTGCCCGCCCAGCAAGATCACGCTGATAGCCGGCGAGTCAAGCACCTCGGCCAGGCGCACCGAGTTGAGGATGATGGACAGCCCGCGTTTGCCCCGCAGAAACGCTGCCGTGGCGAAGCACGTCGTGCCGCTGTCGAGAAAGAGCTGGTCGCCGTCGGGGATCAGCCCCGCGGCCAGGCTGCCGATGACCTGCTTGGCGTAGGTGTTGCGGGCGGCCTTGGAGCGGAACGAGAAGTCCATCTTGCGGGCCAGGCTGGCCCCGCCGTAGGTCAGGGAAAGATCGCCCGAGTCGGCCAATGCACGCAAATCCCGCCGGACAGTGGCCGACGAAACGGCCAGCGCGTCGGTCAGATCCTTCACGCTAAC includes:
- a CDS encoding DeoR/GlpR family DNA-binding transcription regulator; translated protein: MNASSQQRRDSILSQAYEKGHVSVKDLTDALAVSSATVRRDLRALADSGDLSLTYGGASLARKMDFSFRSKAARNTYAKQVIGSLAAGLIPDGDQLFLDSGTTCFATAAFLRGKRGLSIILNSVRLAEVLDSPAISVILLGGQYRPARMDTIGPMATAALEQLRGYVAMIGADGLGMDFGLTAGDIDSAALYRLAVRNARQTILLADSSKFAAPSLYKIVDWDAVSRVVTETMPDQPWREFLASRNIEITCPETASQP